TTGTAAAGAGCATGGGTGGCATGGGTCTTTATTCCGCAGCACATCTTGAGCAGGTGCAAGTAAATGGAATGGCTATGTGTTTATCACCTggaggaacaaatgaaaacaaacccAGTCTTTCTTttaatttctttctctctactaGGCACATATGGAACTGTCTTCAAGGCAAAGAACCGCGAGACGCATGAGATAGTGGCCCTGAAAAGGGTCAGGCTGGACGACGACGATGAGGTATGTCAATGACAGATTAAACGTCAAATAAATGATAATCACTCAGCAATCAGCATGCATAATAATTCATACTATTTGCTCTTTAGGGTGTCCCAAGTTCAGCATTACGTGAAATCTGTCTCCTGAAAGAACTGAAGCATAAAAACATTGTCAGGTAGAATGATCCTTCATGCCTTTTATGTGCCATCAGTAATTGCTTGGATATGTAAGGCAGACATGCTAGTTTGACAGGAAATTGACTGACCTGTTTTGGATTTCCAGGTTACATGATGTTCTACACAGTGATAAGAAGCTCACTTTAGTTTTCGAGTACTGCGATCAGGTGAGTCGTGTGGAGTAATTGACTATTTACATACCGGTACTTGTAGTTACAGCCTAGTTAGTTACAACCCCGGTGATCGGATGTAACCCAGTGCATCATCACACGCATTTAGCAAATGTAGTTTGAAAGTTTGTGGATGAGACTTAAACTACATGTTGTGCTAGTTTTATTGTGTTGAGGCCTGTAGTTAACTGCCGTCTATCTGCAGTTAATTGACAGTGATGGACAAATACCTAGCTACCATGTACTTGTAGAAATACCTCTTCACAAAGTACCTGGTTGTCAGTAAATGCTATTGCATATTAATCAAAAAAACAAACTATGCTTATTAGAAAACTTTACTGCCTGTGAAATAATGGTCACATTAATGTTTTCTCCCTTTCTTACCTGTAGGACTTGAAAAAGTATTTCGATAGCTGCAATGGTGACTTGGATCCAGAAATTGTAAAGGTTTGTGACTTTGTGCTCTGTAAATAGCAGCTAGTTGGTCCACTACTGGAATACCTAAGGTGCTCTCAGATTAGAGATACTTGTTTGTTGGATATTGTAGACAACACTGATCTGCTTTGGGTGTCTAAGGTTGCTGTGTTGCATTTTATGCCATTGATGTATTTTCTCtgattcttccccccccccctttgctgCAGTCATTCATGTACCAGTTACTAAAGGGGCTGGCGTTCTGCCACAGTCGCAATGTGCTTCACAGAGACCTGAAGCCTCAGAACTTACTCATCAACAGGGTACGTCCTTGCCTTCCTGCTTCTGGAAAGAGCTGAATATTCACTGGTTGTGGTAGTGGTGGATTACCAACGAGTAAAAGCCtcaaacagggtgtgtgtgtgtgtgtgtgtgtgtgtgtgagtgtgagtgtgagtgtgagtgtgagtgtgagtgtgagtgtgtgtgtacgtgtgtgtgtgtacgtgtgtgtgtgtacgtgtgagtgtgtacgtgtgtgtgtgtacgtgtgtgagtgtgtacgtgtgtaagtacatacatacagtgtgtgcgtgtgttttaatGTAGTATAATTTATTTAAATTCCCTGCATACCAAACTGCTGCAATTTTGTGAGTTAGCCATTTTAGTTGAAGTGTTACTTCCCGTGTGCCATTTCAGTAAATCATTGTATTGCATAATTTCAGGCGAAATACTTTTGTCTTATTTATTACAGAAAAGTCCAAAAGCACCTAAAAGTAGCTTTTAATGGGTGTCTCTTTCTGGTTACACAGTTGCATATTTTCAGCGAATAGTAGTATTGCTTCTATGCTTCTTTTGGGATGGCTTTTTTGCCTTTGGTGATGAGGTCTGACTCCGATCATTGTTTGACATTAACGTCAAAATGACTGTACTGATTTAGTTTGTTTAATTTTCTTGTTTTATCAGAACGGAGAACTTAAGTTAGCAGACTTTGGCTTGGCCCGAGCCTTTGGGATTCCAGTACGATGTTATTCTGCAGAGGTAAGTCATTTACAGCACTGAGGTGTTCAAGCGCTCCTGCATAAGCTGTCTGAATACTCGGGAACGCACACAATGTTCACCCTGTCTGTGCCAATCATGCCCCTTTACAGGTGGTGACATTATGGTACAGGCCTCCAGATGTGCTGTTTGGTGCTAAGCTTTACTCTACCTCTATTGACATGTGGTCCGCCGGGTGCATATTTGCAGGTAGGAAATTCAGCTATGGCGTATGAAACAAGTCAATTGtttgaggagagaagtgccgcacactcccgagttgtataaacaagtttttaatgtgacaacgtttcggactGTAGACCTTCCTCGGGTCACGGCActttctcctcctgcaagtgttttactggttgccagcacctctttttctggtgtgtgttttgcacctccactcatcataaGTCAATTGTTTATCATGTATTGGTTGGCAGGTAACTGTGATAGATTGATGATGTGTCCTGTGTATTTCAGAGTTGGCTAATGCCGGGCGGCCCTTATTCCCTGGTAATGACGTAGATGACCAGCTGAAGAGGATCTTCAGATATCCTTCACTATATGTATTGACAAACCCTTTAGCACGGCTGTGCTGTatgcatttaaaaaatatgtcAGCCATTGTTAACTGGATAGGCAATAGCTTATATAATAGCATTTCAGTTTTCTGCTGTAACCTGTGAAAAGGaggtgacaaataaaagtactgtAAATTGAAATGGATCACTGTGGCCACCAGATGGTGCtggttttcctttttttgtcactcccttttaaaatgtattcttgtCTTTTACTTCAATGCTAATGTTATTTTAAGCATGATCATTTGTTTGGCACTGAAGGTTGACCTTAGATTTGGGAAATGTTGGTCAGCATGTGGAGTTTTCCTTAGTGGTTGTGCACGTTGCTAGGGACGCCAACAGAGGAGCAATGGCAGACAATGACCAAACTACCAGACTATAAGGTATTGGCACTAACACCCCAGGGCTGTGCACATCCATGTCATTTCTGTGGTTTCTTATTGCCTCTTTTGAAATGATTAGCAATTAATTGATCATTCATATTACAACATTTTGACACCATATAGTTGCAGACATATACCACAGACCTAGTCCTCTAGCATAGATtagataaaaaaaaactttaatgttTGTAACAA
This genomic interval from Engraulis encrasicolus isolate BLACKSEA-1 chromosome 16, IST_EnEncr_1.0, whole genome shotgun sequence contains the following:
- the cdk5 gene encoding cyclin-dependent-like kinase 5; its protein translation is MQKYEKLEKIGEGTYGTVFKAKNRETHEIVALKRVRLDDDDEGVPSSALREICLLKELKHKNIVRLHDVLHSDKKLTLVFEYCDQDLKKYFDSCNGDLDPEIVKSFMYQLLKGLAFCHSRNVLHRDLKPQNLLINRNGELKLADFGLARAFGIPVRCYSAEVVTLWYRPPDVLFGAKLYSTSIDMWSAGCIFAELANAGRPLFPGNDVDDQLKRIFRLLGTPTEEQWQTMTKLPDYKPYPMYPATTSLVNVVPKLSSTGRDLLQNLLKCNPVQRISAEEALQHPYFADFCPP